Within the Streptomyces sp. NBC_00353 genome, the region CGTCGAGCCGCGCCCGCCACTCCCGTACCGCTGCCTCGTCCACCGGCGCGTCCCATCCCTTGGGTCGCGCCGCACCCCCGATGTGCACCGCGTCGATGCCCGCGGCCAGCAGCTCCGGCAGGTGTTCGAGCCGCAGCCCGCCCCCCACCAGGATCTGCGGCTCGTAGCCGGGCTCGCCGTTCCGTGCCGCCTCGACGAGCAGCACCGGGATGCCGTCGTCGACGCCGAGCGCCGATCCGGCCGTGAGGTACGTGTCGAGGCCGGGCAGGTCCGCCAGCTGCTTGCGCAGGGCGTCCCGGTCGGTGGCGCGGTCGATCGCGCGGTGGAACGTCCAACTGCAGCCGTCCAGCTCCGCGACGAGCCGCTCGACGGCGACGAGGTCCGCGTGGCCCTGCGCATCCAGGAAGC harbors:
- a CDS encoding copper homeostasis protein CutC, coding for MSNRAVLEVIALDAEDAVAAQAGGADRLELVTDMAADGLTPSCATFAKIRAAVDIPLRVMLRVADGFAAGDIDVLVRKARELRAEGAEEFVLGFLDAQGHADLVAVERLVAELDGCSWTFHRAIDRATDRDALRKQLADLPGLDTYLTAGSALGVDDGIPVLLVEAARNGEPGYEPQILVGGGLRLEHLPELLAAGIDAVHIGGAARPKGWDAPVDEAAVREWRARLDGQGGSPG